A section of the Pseudomonas flavescens genome encodes:
- a CDS encoding NAD(P)/FAD-dependent oxidoreductase, whose translation MKRLKLVMIGNGMAGVRTLEELLKIAPDLYDITVFGAEPHPNYNRILLSPVLAGEQTFDDIVLNELSWYTEHGIHLLLGRKVVEIDRVHRRVIADDGSSADYDRLLIATGSRPFILPIPGNGLAGVIGYRDIADTRCMLDSANLHRRAVVIGGGLLGLEAAHGLKLRGMDVSVVHNGATLLERQLDERAGRLLQSALERRGLHFALGKQTAELIGTDSGRVSAVRFSDGEQLPADLVVMAAGIRPNIELAQHAGLPCARGILVNDTLQSFDPRVYAVGECVSHRGVAYGLVAPLFEQARVCASHLAMQGFRRYLGSLTATKLKVTGIDLFSAGDFAGGPGTQSIVLDDPITGSYRKLVLKNDVLVGACLYGDTADGAWYLQLIREGRQVADIRDMLMFGEDAVSSLSSTCSTDPILLQGAA comes from the coding sequence ATGAAACGATTGAAACTGGTGATGATCGGCAATGGCATGGCCGGCGTACGCACGCTGGAGGAACTGCTCAAGATCGCTCCCGACCTCTACGACATCACCGTGTTCGGCGCCGAGCCGCACCCCAACTACAACCGCATCCTGCTCTCACCGGTGCTGGCGGGCGAACAGACCTTCGATGACATCGTGCTCAACGAATTGAGCTGGTACACCGAGCACGGCATCCATCTGCTGCTGGGCCGCAAGGTGGTGGAAATCGACCGGGTGCACCGCCGGGTGATCGCCGATGATGGCAGCAGTGCCGATTATGACCGACTGTTGATCGCCACCGGCTCGCGGCCATTCATCCTGCCGATACCGGGCAATGGTCTGGCAGGCGTGATCGGCTACCGGGATATCGCCGACACCCGCTGCATGCTCGACAGCGCCAACCTGCACCGTCGTGCGGTGGTCATCGGCGGCGGCCTGCTCGGTCTGGAGGCGGCACATGGCCTCAAGCTGCGTGGCATGGATGTGAGCGTGGTACACAACGGCGCCACCCTGCTGGAACGCCAGCTCGACGAGCGTGCTGGCAGGCTGCTGCAGAGCGCCTTGGAACGACGCGGCCTGCACTTCGCCCTGGGCAAGCAGACCGCCGAGCTGATCGGCACCGACAGCGGCCGGGTCAGCGCCGTGCGCTTCAGCGATGGTGAACAACTGCCCGCCGACCTGGTGGTGATGGCCGCCGGTATTCGCCCCAACATCGAACTGGCCCAGCACGCAGGCCTGCCCTGCGCGCGCGGTATTCTGGTCAACGATACGCTGCAGAGCTTCGACCCCCGGGTCTACGCCGTCGGCGAGTGCGTCAGCCACCGTGGCGTCGCCTACGGCCTGGTGGCACCATTGTTCGAACAGGCGCGGGTATGTGCCAGCCACCTGGCCATGCAGGGCTTTCGCCGCTATCTCGGCTCGCTGACCGCCACCAAGCTAAAGGTCACCGGTATCGACCTGTTCTCCGCAGGTGACTTCGCTGGCGGCCCAGGGACGCAGAGTATCGTTCTCGACGACCCGATCACTGGCAGCTATCGCAAACTGGTGCTGAAGAACGACGTGCTGGTCGGCGCCTGCCTGTATGGCGATACCGCCGATGGCGCCTGGTATCTGCAACTGATCCGCGAAGGTCGCCAGGTGGCGGATATCCGCGACATGCTGATGTTCGGCGAGGATGCGGTGAGCAGCCTGTCATCCACCTGCAGCACCGATCCGATTCTCCTGCAGGGAGCGGCCTGA
- a CDS encoding penicillin acylase family protein, whose protein sequence is MLPRAFRPLATFGLAGLVTGLVALSGCQSLLDSRYRNSVHPDQGSFRVQGLAQTASVRRNPLGMPLIETHTFHDALFTLGYVHASDRLSQMVSLRLMAEGRLAEMAGPGVLEMDRFMRAVNLKKSAEVLYKNASPRMKAFFEVYARGVNAYLFRYRDKLPMDLAEAGYRPPYWKPEDSVMIFCLLNFGLSVNLQEEIAALTLTQKVGADKLAWLLPTYPDEPLPFEEAEKLKGLALGGNIPGLQAVKSAAAQVSERHMLGVAASNNWAIAPSRSRSGKSLLANDTHLPIELPSVWSFVQIRAPKFQASGVTVAGIPAVVAGFNGKLAWGMTMVMGDNQDLFLEQVKREGNRLLYLADGKWQPAQERQETFFIKGQKPIRETLYETRHGALLNSVLGERKHPLQPLQLQSGYGLALQTTQFEDDASLDAFFDLSRAQSVEQAFEAAREIRAMPLNLVFADAEHIGWQVTGRFPNRRGGQGLVPSPGWDSRYEWDGFADPMLHPYDQDPQQGWLGSANQRSVPRGYGMQLSNSWYAPERYERIAQLAGSGRHDTQSMIAMQYDQTSPFVAKLQNMFEAQNMAAPLRQAIDRLPEAQRGKAREALSRLMAFDGKLSATSADAAVYGAFLHESARQIFLDELGPETSKTWKALVDTANLSYSAQADHLLGREDSPFWDDVRTPQKEDKPAILARSLAASIELLEQRLGAERTAWQWGKLHTYEWLSGSTQMAPYLGAGQRASIGSLKGYLDRGPYPAGGDHSTLNVSAYNWGQDFDTWLIPSMRMIVDFGREEPMIGLNSSGQSGNPASPHYADGIDAWRRAKYLSFPVQQQNLEKTYGSKRLLLTP, encoded by the coding sequence ATGCTGCCGCGCGCTTTCCGTCCTCTCGCCACCTTTGGCCTCGCCGGCCTCGTTACCGGCCTGGTCGCGCTGAGCGGCTGCCAGTCTCTGCTCGATAGCCGCTACCGCAACAGCGTGCACCCGGATCAGGGTTCCTTCCGTGTCCAGGGGCTGGCGCAAACCGCCTCGGTACGCCGCAACCCGCTGGGCATGCCATTGATCGAGACCCATACCTTTCACGACGCCCTGTTCACCCTCGGCTACGTGCACGCCAGCGATCGCCTTAGCCAGATGGTCAGTCTGCGTCTGATGGCCGAGGGTCGCCTGGCGGAAATGGCCGGCCCTGGCGTGCTGGAAATGGACCGTTTCATGCGCGCGGTGAACCTCAAGAAGAGCGCCGAGGTGCTCTACAAGAATGCCTCGCCGCGGATGAAGGCGTTCTTCGAAGTCTATGCCCGTGGCGTCAACGCCTACCTGTTCCGCTATCGTGACAAGCTGCCGATGGACCTGGCCGAAGCCGGCTACCGGCCGCCTTACTGGAAGCCCGAAGATTCGGTGATGATCTTCTGCCTGCTCAACTTCGGCCTCTCGGTGAACCTGCAGGAAGAGATCGCGGCCCTGACCCTGACCCAGAAAGTCGGCGCGGACAAACTGGCCTGGCTGCTGCCGACCTACCCGGACGAGCCATTACCGTTCGAGGAAGCCGAAAAACTCAAGGGCCTGGCTCTCGGCGGCAACATTCCCGGCCTTCAGGCGGTGAAGAGCGCTGCCGCTCAGGTGTCCGAGCGGCACATGCTCGGCGTCGCCGCCTCAAACAACTGGGCCATCGCGCCCTCGCGCAGTCGCAGCGGCAAGAGCCTGCTGGCCAACGACACCCATCTGCCGATCGAGCTGCCCTCGGTATGGAGCTTCGTGCAGATTCGTGCGCCGAAATTCCAGGCATCGGGCGTGACGGTCGCGGGCATACCCGCCGTGGTTGCCGGTTTCAACGGCAAGCTCGCCTGGGGCATGACCATGGTGATGGGCGACAATCAGGACCTGTTCCTCGAACAGGTCAAGCGTGAAGGCAATCGCCTTCTGTATCTCGCCGATGGCAAATGGCAGCCAGCTCAGGAGCGCCAGGAAACCTTCTTCATCAAGGGTCAGAAACCGATTCGCGAAACACTCTACGAAACCCGTCACGGCGCGCTGCTCAACAGCGTGCTGGGCGAGCGCAAGCATCCGCTGCAACCCCTGCAGTTGCAGAGTGGTTACGGCCTGGCGCTGCAGACCACCCAGTTCGAAGACGACGCCAGCCTCGACGCCTTCTTCGATCTGTCGCGCGCGCAGTCGGTGGAACAGGCCTTCGAGGCAGCCCGGGAAATCCGTGCCATGCCACTGAACCTGGTGTTCGCCGATGCCGAGCATATCGGCTGGCAGGTCACCGGGCGCTTCCCCAACCGCCGCGGCGGCCAGGGCCTGGTGCCATCGCCGGGCTGGGACAGCCGCTACGAGTGGGATGGCTTCGCCGACCCGATGCTCCATCCTTACGACCAGGACCCGCAGCAAGGCTGGCTGGGTAGCGCCAATCAGCGCAGCGTGCCTCGCGGTTATGGCATGCAGCTTTCCAACTCCTGGTACGCCCCGGAGCGCTACGAGCGCATCGCGCAGTTGGCCGGCAGCGGTCGCCATGACACGCAAAGCATGATTGCCATGCAATACGATCAGACCTCGCCTTTCGTCGCCAAGCTGCAGAACATGTTCGAAGCGCAGAACATGGCCGCACCACTGCGCCAGGCCATCGACCGCCTGCCGGAGGCACAGCGTGGCAAGGCCCGTGAAGCCCTGAGCCGCTTGATGGCCTTCGACGGCAAGCTCTCCGCGACCTCCGCGGACGCAGCCGTGTATGGCGCCTTCCTGCACGAAAGCGCGCGGCAGATCTTCCTCGACGAACTCGGCCCGGAAACCTCGAAGACCTGGAAGGCGCTGGTCGATACCGCCAACCTCTCCTATTCGGCCCAGGCCGATCACCTGCTCGGCCGTGAAGACAGCCCGTTCTGGGACGACGTGCGTACCCCGCAGAAGGAAGACAAACCGGCGATTCTCGCCCGCAGCCTGGCGGCCAGCATCGAGCTGCTCGAGCAGCGCCTGGGCGCTGAACGCACCGCCTGGCAATGGGGCAAGCTGCACACTTACGAGTGGCTGAGCGGTAGCACGCAGATGGCGCCCTACCTCGGCGCCGGTCAGCGCGCCAGCATCGGCTCCCTGAAGGGCTATCTGGACCGCGGCCCCTACCCGGCCGGCGGTGATCACAGCACGTTGAACGTCTCGGCCTACAACTGGGGTCAGGACTTCGATACCTGGCTGATCCCGAGCATGCGGATGATCGTCGACTTCGGTCGCGAGGAACCGATGATCGGCCTGAACAGCTCCGGGCAATCGGGCAACCCGGCCAGCCCGCACTATGCCGACGGCATCGATGCCTGGCGGCGGGCCAAGTACCTGAGTTTCCCCGTGCAGCAGCAGAATCTGGAGAAGACCTACGGCAGCAAACGCCTGCTGCTGACGCCTTGA
- a CDS encoding DUF2489 domain-containing protein has protein sequence MGPDHLLILFATLIVVALTLYAAHLWRRVWARQRLQSDARHAQRQRLHDDLRVLASCLLDGQVPLIEGAIRIKVLLDNYDSTLSLTPQTQVFQQLYQATAHVPTHADWKALSRAERRQHESRFAELAQAHDQQAREAARWLLDDGLSTRP, from the coding sequence ATGGGGCCTGATCACCTGCTGATCCTGTTCGCGACGCTGATCGTCGTCGCCCTGACGCTGTACGCCGCCCATCTGTGGCGTCGGGTCTGGGCCAGGCAACGCCTGCAGAGCGATGCTCGCCACGCCCAGCGCCAGCGTCTGCACGATGATTTACGGGTGCTGGCCAGCTGTCTGCTCGATGGGCAGGTGCCGCTGATAGAAGGCGCGATTCGCATCAAGGTGCTGCTCGACAATTACGACTCCACACTGAGCCTGACGCCCCAGACCCAAGTCTTTCAGCAGCTTTACCAGGCGACTGCACACGTGCCCACCCACGCCGACTGGAAAGCCCTGAGTCGGGCCGAACGGCGCCAGCACGAGAGCCGTTTCGCCGAGCTGGCCCAGGCTCACGACCAGCAAGCCCGAGAGGCTGCCCGCTGGCTGCTCGACGACGGACTGAGCACGCGCCCATAA
- a CDS encoding SEC-C metal-binding domain-containing protein has product MTQQPHVHGPDCNHDHDHDHGHDHHGHVHGPHCNHAPQEPVRNTLKDVGRNDPCPCGSEKKFKKCHGA; this is encoded by the coding sequence ATGACCCAGCAACCCCACGTCCACGGCCCTGACTGCAACCACGATCACGACCATGATCATGGCCACGATCATCACGGCCATGTGCACGGCCCGCACTGCAACCACGCACCTCAGGAGCCGGTACGCAACACCCTGAAGGACGTTGGTCGCAACGATCCCTGCCCGTGCGGCAGCGAAAAGAAATTCAAGAAGTGCCATGGGGCCTGA
- a CDS encoding LEA type 2 family protein, with amino-acid sequence MFSQAQMIRILSLLVFLGLCSVLSGCSTWLSDDFEDPDVRLVNVDVVRAKLLEQRFVLRFRIDNPNDVSLPVRGLNYVVHLNDVKLAEGESEVWFTVPANGHTEFDVPVRTNLWRHVRQVVKLLEQPDQPISYRLQGEVKTGLFFGRRVHMARNGEIIPGEYLPE; translated from the coding sequence ATGTTTTCTCAGGCGCAAATGATAAGAATTCTTAGCCTACTGGTGTTTCTTGGTCTGTGCTCGGTCTTGAGCGGTTGCTCGACCTGGCTTTCGGACGATTTCGAAGATCCCGACGTTCGTCTCGTGAATGTCGACGTGGTAAGGGCCAAGCTGCTGGAGCAGCGCTTCGTCCTGCGCTTCCGGATCGACAACCCCAACGACGTCAGCCTGCCAGTGCGTGGCCTCAACTACGTGGTGCACCTCAACGACGTGAAGCTCGCCGAGGGTGAATCGGAAGTCTGGTTCACCGTGCCCGCCAATGGTCATACCGAATTCGACGTTCCCGTACGTACCAACCTGTGGCGCCACGTGCGTCAGGTGGTCAAGTTGCTCGAACAGCCGGACCAGCCCATCAGCTATCGCCTGCAGGGTGAAGTGAAAACCGGATTATTCTTCGGGCGCCGCGTGCACATGGCACGCAATGGCGAGATAATTCCCGGTGAATATCTTCCGGAGTAA